Below is a genomic region from Halodesulfovibrio sp..
TATTAGTTATTTGTGCGGCGTTGCTGTTGGTTGGCTGTGGTAGCGATAAGCCAACTACTGATACAAAAGCGCCAGAGACTCAGCAAGAAATGCAAAAAGATACAAACAGCGGCACAATGGACACTGGAAAAACAGACACTCAGGAGCAGGGTGCTCAGCCTGCGACTCCTGATACCGGTGAAAGCATGAAAGAGGAAACCATGCAGCAAGATCAAATGCATCAGCATGATACTGACCATAAAGACCATGGCTCAGATACGATGCAGCATGATGACTCTATGAAGAAGGAAATGGATGATACCATGCCTGAGAAGAACAGCTCTGAAGATCAGAAAACCTCCGGAGAGAGTACTTCAGCAGCAGGTATGGTTACCGCGTAGTGTTGATAGGGCAGGAGGCAGGATGAGCCTGTCTTCTGCCTTTATGCTGGACAGTTACTTATGCGCACAAGTGAGGTTTTTTCATGATGCGAAGAGTGTTTTGCCTTTTGCTGCTTGTGCCGACATTGGCGGCTTGCGGAATTTTTGATTCGAGAATTGCGCCTGATGAACTTGTGGGGCAGACGGTAATTGTCTCTCTGGAAACCGGGGCATTTCCTGATTCCAGCATTACAATGCAGTTTATTTCTTCTAAAGATATTGTGTGGAGGCTTAGTGGAAATCTGGGCAGCTCAAGCGGTTCGGCAGATTATCTTATTTCTACAGTAAATCCTGAAACGATACTTATGACATGGCGGGATGAAAATTTTGGCATAACGTATGTTATCACAATGGATTTTGATACCAGACGATGTTTTTTGGTACGGGTAGATCAAGGGCATAATCTGTTGTCTGAAGGAGTGGTTGCCATAGAATAAATTGGTTTGCGGACAGAAACGGACATAGCGGGTGTTGATATGCGTAAAATTTCTATTCTGCTATTTTTGCTATTCTTTATGCAAAGTACTGCCTGCGGTATGGCTCAGCAGGTGGATATTCAGCCTGAAGATCTTGTGGGGAAAACGCTTACTGAAACATGGCGGCGCGGAAGTTTTGTGGGAGCATCCTATAAAACAAATATTCTTTCGCCCAATAAAATGCGGTGGCATGCGTTAACTGGCAATTTGAAAGGGAAAAGTGAAGAAGTAGAGTATGCGTGCACTAAAGTGGGACGTGAAATACTACAGGTTTCGTGGCGGGAAGACACTACGGGGTCTCAGGCGATTGTTACCTACAATTTTAAAACAATGAAAATGTATGGTGTGATTGTAGAGCCAAAGCGTGATTTTCTGTTGCAAGGTTCGTTTACTATTGAACTGACAAATGAAGAAATGCAAGACAGAAATGAATTACCGGAGTTATTTAACAAGGTTCTGAATACTGACCAATAGGCGAGGTGGGCTATGAAAAGGTTGCTTATAGCAATGGTGTTGATGATAGTCTCTGCAACCGCATGTTATGCAGAATCTGATGGGAAAAAAACGAACGAAGAAGAGGCGGCTGTAACAGCGCCGGTAGTTAAAAAAATTACAACAGCCGATCTTGTGGGGAAGACTATCACGTTTACGTGGCAGACAGGACCATTTAAAAATGCAGCCAACATCATTATGTTTGTTGACCCGAATACAATGAAACTGTCTGTAGAATCCGGTAAGGATATGGCGAATCCAAGTACAATCAAGTTCGACACTGTGCAAATTGATAATGAAATATTTCTTCTGACTTGGCGCAGTGAAGAATATGCTCAAACATTGGTCATGACGCTCAACTTCAAAACGCATATGATTTACGAAGTAGTTGTAACGGAAAAAACAAACTATTTGTCGCAAGGTCCTTTTGTTTTAAAAGAGTAGCAGGTGCGTGTTTGCAGTAGGTAGGCTGTTGTTATAAAAGATTATGCGGAGACAAGCCCAATCAGGCTTGCAAAGAATCTCCAGTAGCTAATTTTATTATAGAAGAAAACGCCCTCGGATGTTTGTTTCCGAGGGCGTTTTGATGCAAGGAAAAGTAACGTTAAGGGCGCGACCGTGTTATCAGGATCACAGTGCTTTAATGATTTTGATAAAGCATTCGTTACTTACAGTTTAGAAGTTCTCTGGCTATTTGAGCAAATCCGGCACCGCCACGTTTTTCAGTAATCCATGTTGGCTTATGCTCAATGGTATCTTCAAATTCTAAAACATTTGCAACGCCAACAGAGTTTGGAAAGTATCCAAACATTGGCGCATCGTTGGGGGAATCGCCAGCGTAAATTACTTGATCTCGAATTGCTTCAAGCTCAACGCCAAACTCTTCTTTAAAGATACATGTAGACATTCCAAGCTTATTATACTCACCAAACCATGCATTTACATGGATGGAACTGATTTTTGCTGTAGCGCCTGCTTCTGTGCAAAGGTCTTTAATTTTGTGCACGTCGTTTGTGGGCAGCGCGGGAACATCTTCACAGAAGTCAATGGCGATGTCCGCCTCTCGGTATGCCTGATCTGCGGAAATAGCACAGCCGGGAACCTGCTCAAGAACAAGCTTTCCCAGTTCTGCAAGTTTTATCTTATTCTCGGCACGCAGGTTATGAGCTGTGGCATAACGACGAATCATTTTTTTGGAAGTATCGTCATAGCGGAAGTAAAATGCGCCGTTCTCTCCCACAACGCCATCCACTGGCCACATGCGGGCAATCTGGTCACACCATCCAGCAGGACGTCCTGTAATTGGAATAACAATGTAGCCACGTTCGCGTAACTGTTCTAGCGCTACATATGCTTCTGCACGCAGGCGTCCTTCATCTGTGAGCGTGTCATCAATATCTGTAAGAATGTAACGGATGTTTTGTTTAACATCCGTAGGAATTGTAGAAAAAGGTCTCATGAAGAATAGCGTTCCTTAGACTTTTTTATTGCCAAAAAGTCGTAAAAAAGAGGGCAATATGGCTTGCCCTCTATCTTGTGTACTCAGGAAAAGCAGCGCATTAAATAATGTTCTGACGAATCTTGGTAACAACTACTTCTGCAATAATAACAATAGTAAAAATGCAGATTAAGATAAGTGCCACTTGCTGCCAGCGGAAGAGGTTGAGCGCAGTATCGAGAGCAACACCAATACCGCCTGCACCTACTAGACCGATGACAGAGGATTCACGAACATTAATATCCCAGCGAAAGAGTGCTAAACCCCAAAACGCCGGAGCAACCTGCGGCCAGTAGCCTTTGAGCAAAATGCTGACGGGTGGAGCACCGGCAGCACGGAGCGCTTCAATAGGACCATGGTCCACTTCTTCCAACGCTTCTGCGAGCAGCTTGCCACAGAACCCAATGGAACGGAAGCCGATAGCAAAGGTTCCTGCAAGTGCACCGGGACCAAAAATAGCTACAAATAAAATAGCCCAAACCAGTGAGTTTACAGTACGGGAAGAAACAAGAATAAATTTACCACACCAGTTAAGGAGCGGAGATTTGGTGATGTTGTTTGCAGAAAGCAATGCAACAGGCACAGCTAAAAACAACGCAAGGATGGTGCCGAGCGATGCAATATTCAGT
It encodes:
- a CDS encoding MoaF N-terminal domain-containing protein yields the protein MMRRVFCLLLLVPTLAACGIFDSRIAPDELVGQTVIVSLETGAFPDSSITMQFISSKDIVWRLSGNLGSSSGSADYLISTVNPETILMTWRDENFGITYVITMDFDTRRCFLVRVDQGHNLLSEGVVAIE
- a CDS encoding MoaF C-terminal domain-containing protein, which codes for MRKISILLFLLFFMQSTACGMAQQVDIQPEDLVGKTLTETWRRGSFVGASYKTNILSPNKMRWHALTGNLKGKSEEVEYACTKVGREILQVSWREDTTGSQAIVTYNFKTMKMYGVIVEPKRDFLLQGSFTIELTNEEMQDRNELPELFNKVLNTDQ
- a CDS encoding HAD-IIB family hydrolase — protein: MRPFSTIPTDVKQNIRYILTDIDDTLTDEGRLRAEAYVALEQLRERGYIVIPITGRPAGWCDQIARMWPVDGVVGENGAFYFRYDDTSKKMIRRYATAHNLRAENKIKLAELGKLVLEQVPGCAISADQAYREADIAIDFCEDVPALPTNDVHKIKDLCTEAGATAKISSIHVNAWFGEYNKLGMSTCIFKEEFGVELEAIRDQVIYAGDSPNDAPMFGYFPNSVGVANVLEFEDTIEHKPTWITEKRGGAGFAQIARELLNCK
- the phnE gene encoding phosphonate ABC transporter, permease protein PhnE — encoded protein: MTDTMTWERFTPGQRLARFTVYLGAVSLFVFSLSTVEIIPEFLYDAPYQLQDLFTRMWPIDFASYTQENIHEALIETLNIASLGTILALFLAVPVALLSANNITKSPLLNWCGKFILVSSRTVNSLVWAILFVAIFGPGALAGTFAIGFRSIGFCGKLLAEALEEVDHGPIEALRAAGAPPVSILLKGYWPQVAPAFWGLALFRWDINVRESSVIGLVGAGGIGVALDTALNLFRWQQVALILICIFTIVIIAEVVVTKIRQNII